The Clostridioides difficile genome has a segment encoding these proteins:
- a CDS encoding bifunctional diguanylate cyclase/phosphodiesterase, which yields MRKLQKKLMVYLFICIILQVKYTTPVYSLHKLYKNNSINNFESSLFNKHFISYYALQIIFTMTIVCLVLIFYIIYDKLSLRVKLQKIVYTDALTGASTMDKFVIDAKKILNKNTQEKYALLYIDIDKFKYINDLFGYEVGNKILCSLTNIIKHNIFEEEIFARISADNFTIIMKYREEEDIINRLKCIFKELDLFNNNQEEKYKLVLSCGIYFILPEDKDINPIIDRANIPHKMAKGGHKSSYAFYDNKIHDQEIKEKEMENTMFSSLENKEFIVYLQPKIELNTGEIQGSEALVRWKSHDKGLIPPNEFIPFFEKNGFIINLDLYVLEEVCIQLRRWIDTGINPVTISVNVSRIHLYCNNFIETYKNVIEKYNIPAKYIELELTESIIFDNFDILIDIMNSLKEIGFLISMDDFGSGYSSLNMLKEIPMDILKLDQKFIMETYNSNRSKIIVTKVVEMAKELGMKVISEGVETEEQFKLLKEVKCDMAQGYLFGRPMPIEEFEKLIAYTSAKE from the coding sequence ATGAGGAAATTACAAAAAAAATTAATGGTTTATTTATTTATTTGTATAATTTTACAAGTTAAATATACAACACCAGTCTATTCTTTACATAAGCTTTATAAAAATAACTCCATAAATAACTTTGAATCCAGCTTATTTAACAAACACTTTATTAGCTACTATGCATTGCAGATAATATTTACTATGACTATAGTATGTCTGGTACTTATTTTTTATATAATATATGATAAATTAAGTTTAAGAGTTAAATTACAAAAAATAGTGTATACAGATGCTCTCACAGGAGCAAGTACTATGGATAAATTTGTAATTGATGCTAAAAAAATATTAAACAAAAACACTCAAGAGAAATATGCGTTATTATATATAGATATTGATAAATTTAAGTATATAAATGATTTGTTTGGATATGAAGTGGGAAATAAAATTTTATGTAGTTTAACAAATATTATTAAACATAATATATTTGAAGAAGAAATATTTGCAAGGATATCTGCTGATAATTTCACAATAATTATGAAATATAGAGAAGAAGAAGATATAATAAATAGATTAAAATGTATATTTAAAGAATTGGATTTATTTAATAATAATCAGGAAGAGAAATATAAATTAGTTTTAAGTTGTGGAATATACTTTATACTTCCAGAAGATAAAGATATAAACCCAATAATAGATAGAGCTAATATACCTCATAAAATGGCAAAAGGAGGACATAAAAGTTCATATGCATTTTATGATAACAAGATTCATGATCAAGAAATAAAAGAAAAAGAGATGGAAAATACAATGTTCTCAAGCTTGGAAAATAAAGAATTCATAGTATATTTGCAACCTAAAATAGAGCTAAATACAGGAGAAATACAAGGTTCGGAAGCACTTGTACGATGGAAAAGTCATGATAAGGGATTAATTCCTCCAAATGAGTTTATACCATTCTTTGAGAAAAATGGTTTTATAATAAATTTAGATTTATATGTACTAGAAGAAGTTTGTATACAGCTTAGAAGATGGATTGATACAGGTATAAACCCAGTAACTATTTCAGTTAATGTCTCAAGAATACATTTATATTGTAATAATTTTATAGAAACCTATAAAAATGTAATTGAAAAGTACAATATACCTGCAAAGTATATAGAACTTGAATTAACTGAGAGTATTATATTTGATAATTTTGATATTTTAATTGATATAATGAATAGTTTAAAAGAGATAGGCTTTTTAATATCTATGGATGATTTTGGCTCAGGGTATTCATCATTAAATATGTTAAAAGAAATTCCTATGGATATTTTAAAACTTGACCAAAAATTTATCATGGAAACATATAATAGTAATAGAAGTAAAATAATTGTTACCAAAGTTGTAGAAATGGCAAAGGAATTAGGTATGAAAGTAATATCAGAAGGTGTAGAGACAGAAGAGCAATTTAAACTCTTGAAGGAAGTCAAATGTGATATGGCACAAGGGTACCTATTTGGACGGCCAATGCCAATTGAAGAATTTGAAAAATTGATTGCATACACTTCAGCAAAAGAATAA
- a CDS encoding mechanosensitive ion channel, whose product MDTTKIDDISKLDLNNLDINKMDMGGLMESLLEWATTSGVKLIIGLLILTIGFKIIKKIVNHVMTVLGKRDVDLTLRRFLKSLLLSVLKAAVIIVVLEYWGMSLSSFAAVIASAGVAIGLALQGSLSNFAGGFIILLIRPFKVGDYIEAAGHGGTVEQIGLFYTQLATPDNKQILIPNGSVSNDSLINYSAKNTRRVDLVFSVGYEDDILHVRRVLKEIVNKHKLIINEPEPFIGIVEHGDNAIKFAIRAWCKTEDYWTIYLDLLEEVKVRFDEEGITIPYPKMDLTVRELNKI is encoded by the coding sequence ATGGATACAACAAAAATAGATGATATAAGCAAGTTAGATTTAAATAATCTAGATATTAATAAAATGGATATGGGAGGTTTGATGGAAAGCCTTTTGGAATGGGCAACTACAAGTGGAGTAAAACTTATAATAGGTCTACTTATACTTACCATTGGATTTAAAATAATAAAAAAGATTGTAAACCATGTCATGACAGTACTTGGCAAAAGAGATGTCGATTTAACATTAAGAAGGTTTTTGAAATCTCTTCTTTTAAGTGTGCTTAAAGCTGCTGTTATAATAGTTGTTCTTGAATACTGGGGTATGAGTTTATCTAGTTTTGCTGCTGTAATAGCTTCAGCAGGGGTAGCGATAGGTTTGGCACTGCAAGGTAGTTTATCAAATTTTGCAGGGGGATTTATTATACTTTTGATTAGACCTTTTAAAGTAGGAGATTACATAGAAGCGGCAGGTCATGGAGGAACAGTTGAGCAAATAGGACTTTTTTATACTCAATTAGCTACTCCAGATAATAAGCAGATACTTATACCTAATGGTTCTGTATCAAATGATAGTCTGATAAATTATTCTGCAAAAAATACTAGAAGGGTTGATTTAGTTTTTAGTGTAGGATATGAAGATGATATATTACATGTTAGAAGAGTCTTAAAAGAAATTGTAAACAAACATAAATTAATAATAAATGAACCAGAACCATTTATAGGAATAGTAGAACATGGAGATAATGCCATTAAATTTGCAATTAGGGCTTGGTGTAAGACAGAAGATTATTGGACGATTTACCTTGATTTATTAGAAGAGGTTAAAGTTAGATTTGATGAGGAAGGTATTACAATACCTTACCCTAAAATGGATTTAACAGTTAGAGAACTAAATAAGATTTAA
- a CDS encoding ABC transporter permease has translation MLGKLLKYELKASGRTFIPLYIAIIVVAILNGIFMKIDIFQVQGIGILVLTSLFMALGVLTIVVTIQRFRKNLLGDEGYLMFTLPVSTSSLILSKCITALIYAVLSFIVAVVTFSVLMFFSASGIEFAEILEFFNNVFKLGFENFLDIFLLLLTMLISYTSFILLLYTAISMGQLPRFNKHRNVSAFVSFIVINMIISTVGNTIGRFLPEENTNMIYHLYQSSHFTLAILGSIVLLVILFIATKYILDRNLNLE, from the coding sequence ATGTTAGGAAAACTATTAAAGTATGAGTTAAAGGCAAGTGGAAGAACATTTATACCATTATATATAGCTATAATAGTAGTGGCTATATTAAACGGAATATTTATGAAGATTGATATATTCCAAGTACAAGGAATAGGAATACTTGTACTTACAAGTCTTTTTATGGCACTAGGTGTTTTAACTATTGTAGTTACAATTCAAAGGTTTAGAAAAAATCTTTTGGGAGATGAAGGTTATTTAATGTTTACTCTTCCTGTTAGTACTAGTTCGCTTATATTATCCAAATGTATAACAGCACTTATATATGCGGTACTTAGTTTTATAGTTGCAGTAGTTACATTTTCAGTACTAATGTTTTTTAGTGCTTCTGGAATTGAATTTGCTGAGATTTTAGAATTTTTTAATAATGTTTTTAAATTGGGGTTTGAAAACTTTTTAGATATTTTCTTGTTATTATTAACAATGCTTATTTCATATACTTCATTTATTTTATTACTATACACAGCAATTTCAATGGGTCAATTACCAAGATTTAATAAACATAGAAACGTATCTGCATTTGTTTCTTTTATAGTTATAAATATGATAATATCAACTGTTGGTAATACAATTGGAAGATTTTTACCAGAGGAAAATACTAATATGATTTATCATTTATATCAAAGCTCTCATTTTACGCTTGCTATACTTGGTAGTATTGTACTTTTAGTAATATTATTTATTGCTACAAAATATATACTAGATAGAAATTTAAATTTAGAATAG
- a CDS encoding ATP-binding cassette domain-containing protein: protein MIEVDKLCKSFTRVVKDDKNKNSIKKLKKIKTKKEDFFAVNNVSFSVEEGEIVGILGPNGAGKTTLLRMLGGILTPTSGNISVSGYDYSIDRNSAKKEIGYLSGNTKLYGRLSPRELLTTFGSLYEMTKEEIEESIKNVVKVMDMNEFIDNRIENLSTGQTQRTSIARCLIHSPKVYIFDEPTLGLDVLSSASIIDFMKNEKLIGKTVLYSTHYMEEAEILCDKILMIHNGKIIASGTPQSLKEESGVNNLRDVFINLARMEEV from the coding sequence ATGATAGAGGTAGATAAGTTATGTAAATCTTTTACAAGAGTTGTAAAAGATGATAAAAATAAAAACTCAATAAAAAAATTAAAGAAAATTAAAACCAAAAAAGAAGATTTTTTTGCTGTAAATAATGTTTCCTTTAGTGTTGAAGAAGGTGAGATAGTCGGAATATTAGGACCAAATGGCGCTGGAAAAACAACATTACTTAGAATGCTAGGAGGAATATTAACACCGACATCAGGAAATATAAGTGTTTCTGGATATGATTATTCAATAGATAGAAATTCAGCAAAAAAAGAAATAGGATATCTATCTGGAAATACAAAGCTGTATGGAAGACTTTCTCCTAGAGAACTTTTAACAACTTTTGGAAGTTTATATGAAATGACAAAAGAAGAAATAGAAGAATCAATTAAAAATGTTGTAAAAGTAATGGATATGAATGAATTTATAGACAACAGAATTGAAAATCTATCAACTGGTCAGACACAGAGAACATCTATAGCTCGTTGTTTAATACATTCCCCAAAAGTATATATTTTTGATGAACCAACATTAGGTCTTGATGTTTTGAGTAGTGCATCTATAATAGACTTTATGAAAAATGAAAAGTTAATAGGAAAAACTGTACTTTATTCAACTCATTATATGGAAGAAGCAGAAATTTTATGTGATAAGATTTTAATGATTCATAATGGAAAAATAATTGCATCAGGAACACCACAAAGTTTAAAAGAAGAATCAGGTGTAAATAATTTGAGAGATGTGTTTATAAATCTTGCTAGAATGGAGGAGGTTTAG
- a CDS encoding MFS transporter yields MKSYTKAKWSVWGIITFSFILVLFLRMSTAVVSDNLAKELGFNSIQISNIASFCLYSYALMQIPAGILIDKYGARKISSIGIITASVGSILFGLIQNIELAYVSRIVVGAGTSVILLCILKIQGRWFDKSEFASATAKFSFVGNVGGVLATFPLVFLSEFIGWRNSFLLIGIIGVLIGCCMYIIVRDTPREYGFNVNVDVYEESEKISIIEGIKYVIVNKSTWYNSIIMFSFVGLTSAFTSLWGVRYIMDVYGVSKSFSAFIVSFFTYGFIFGSIIMDFVFAKIKSSKFNIIKYGAIIDLFIWIIIVIVFKVKPPIMFLPVSFFIMGCIVMSHLQVFNDAKYKNKEIYSGLATSVINTFEFIGSGIINLIIAVSLQINFNNTVDGYKKGFIVFIILSIITIIASHIGVKNDDFKTQ; encoded by the coding sequence ATGAAAAGTTATACAAAGGCTAAATGGAGTGTTTGGGGTATAATTACATTTTCATTTATTTTAGTCTTATTTTTAAGGATGTCAACTGCTGTTGTTTCAGATAATTTAGCAAAAGAGTTGGGATTTAATTCTATACAAATATCAAATATAGCATCATTTTGCCTTTACTCATATGCACTTATGCAAATACCAGCAGGCATATTAATTGATAAATATGGAGCAAGAAAGATTAGTAGTATTGGAATAATAACAGCGAGTGTAGGTTCTATACTATTTGGATTAATACAAAATATAGAATTGGCATATGTTTCTCGTATAGTTGTAGGTGCAGGGACATCAGTAATACTACTTTGTATCTTAAAAATTCAAGGTAGATGGTTTGATAAATCAGAGTTTGCTTCTGCAACAGCTAAGTTCTCATTTGTTGGGAATGTAGGAGGTGTTCTTGCTACTTTTCCACTAGTATTCTTATCTGAATTTATTGGTTGGAGAAATTCATTTTTATTAATAGGTATAATAGGTGTTTTAATTGGTTGTTGTATGTATATTATTGTTAGAGATACACCAAGAGAATATGGATTTAATGTAAATGTTGATGTTTATGAAGAATCAGAAAAAATTAGTATTATTGAAGGGATTAAGTATGTTATAGTCAATAAGTCAACATGGTATAATTCAATAATAATGTTTTCTTTTGTAGGATTAACAAGTGCATTTACAAGTCTTTGGGGAGTAAGATACATAATGGATGTTTATGGAGTTAGTAAGAGTTTTTCTGCATTTATAGTATCATTTTTTACATATGGATTTATATTTGGTTCAATAATTATGGATTTTGTGTTTGCAAAAATAAAGTCTAGCAAGTTTAATATAATAAAATATGGTGCAATTATAGATTTATTTATATGGATAATAATTGTAATTGTTTTCAAAGTAAAACCACCAATAATGTTTTTACCAGTATCATTTTTTATAATGGGATGCATAGTCATGTCACATCTGCAAGTATTTAATGATGCCAAGTATAAGAATAAAGAGATTTATTCTGGATTAGCAACTAGTGTTATTAATACCTTTGAATTTATAGGAAGTGGTATTATTAATTTAATCATAGCTGTATCTTTACAAATAAATTTCAACAATACAGTTGATGGATACAAAAAGGGATTTATTGTATTTATAATATTAAGCATTATAACTATAATAGCATCTCATATTGGAGTAAAAAATGATGATTTTAAAACTCAATAG
- a CDS encoding DUF6194 family protein: MKAEDIFNYCVSNLDDVVLTDNWGERGIFYNPNGVLKKGVYVLTIKEKDGINDKSSSLNRTNVYRVNVKLKKETFINMFDYIPKRPSAGQIVNMDFDFTKMDIIMPHPVYAWMTWVCVLNPSEKTFEELKIIIQESYNLAKEKFAKRIKSNSI, encoded by the coding sequence ATGAAAGCTGAGGATATATTCAATTACTGTGTATCAAATTTAGATGATGTTGTTTTAACTGACAATTGGGGAGAAAGAGGTATATTCTACAATCCTAATGGTGTTCTAAAGAAAGGAGTATATGTTCTTACTATTAAAGAAAAAGATGGTATAAATGACAAAAGCTCATCACTTAATCGAACTAATGTTTATCGTGTGAATGTAAAATTAAAGAAGGAAACTTTTATTAACATGTTTGATTATATTCCAAAACGTCCAAGTGCTGGGCAGATTGTAAACATGGATTTTGATTTTACAAAAATGGATATAATTATGCCACATCCTGTTTACGCATGGATGACATGGGTATGTGTCTTAAATCCTTCAGAAAAAACATTTGAGGAATTAAAAATAATAATACAAGAGTCATACAACTTGGCTAAGGAAAAATTTGCTAAAAGAATAAAAAGTAATAGCATATAA
- a CDS encoding YafY family transcriptional regulator, whose product MSKAERLIELIITINAKRNFTLRELAEEFCVSKRTILRDLQALESMGFPLYSETGAGGGYHMLKERILPPITFSESEAKAIFFAYQSLAFYRDLPFEQEGVSVLKKFLNCLPADVQHNIAQIQDKIVFWTPDRHCSSPLLKELFNIIINNSTLTIQYSSEQKQSIYTIIPVGLYAMNGLWYCPAYCLKSKSIREFRVDRIKKIINIENTTSSKYSIPNSIHEYLDNLEVSTDYHIKIHLTNIGVKRCESEFLLAKGLTIFPNGGYIDMYISKTTLNWVAEYFLSFGKEATVLEPIELKTLIKSKVQELYNHYCKINTEM is encoded by the coding sequence ATGTCAAAGGCTGAACGCTTAATTGAATTAATAATAACTATAAATGCGAAAAGAAATTTTACCTTGAGAGAATTGGCTGAAGAATTTTGTGTATCAAAACGAACAATACTTAGGGATTTGCAAGCATTAGAAAGCATGGGATTCCCTTTATATTCAGAAACAGGAGCAGGAGGTGGTTATCATATGTTAAAAGAACGCATACTGCCACCAATTACTTTTTCAGAAAGTGAAGCAAAAGCAATATTTTTTGCCTACCAATCTTTAGCTTTTTATCGTGATTTGCCATTTGAACAAGAGGGAGTCTCTGTATTAAAGAAGTTTTTAAATTGCCTACCAGCAGATGTACAACATAATATTGCTCAAATACAAGATAAAATTGTATTCTGGACACCAGATAGACATTGCTCTTCTCCCTTGCTGAAAGAGCTATTTAACATAATTATAAACAATTCTACTCTTACAATACAATATTCATCAGAGCAAAAACAAAGTATCTACACAATTATCCCTGTTGGTCTATATGCAATGAATGGACTTTGGTACTGTCCAGCATATTGTTTAAAATCAAAATCTATCCGTGAATTTCGTGTAGACAGAATTAAAAAAATTATAAATATAGAAAATACAACAAGTTCAAAATACAGTATTCCAAATTCAATACATGAATATCTTGATAATTTAGAAGTTAGCACAGATTATCATATTAAAATTCATCTTACAAATATAGGAGTAAAACGCTGTGAGTCAGAATTTTTATTAGCAAAAGGATTGACTATTTTTCCTAATGGTGGCTATATAGATATGTATATCTCAAAAACAACATTAAACTGGGTAGCTGAATATTTCTTATCATTTGGAAAAGAGGCCACAGTACTAGAACCAATTGAGCTTAAAACATTAATAAAATCAAAAGTTCAGGAGTTATACAATCATTACTGTAAAATAAACACTGAAATGTAA
- a CDS encoding PepSY domain-containing protein, whose amino-acid sequence MCKKLYLLVASILIAGLLTACSGNSNSGQAPQNGNTKKETNASNNDLKDGKIDESLIKQDFKVPYTDAINIFKDKYKDADIVDLSLESDLNKYVYTVEGVDDNNEYKMKIDANTKDVLQDKTEKLDSEDLNGKARKEKLDLNDIITPQKAMEIALKEQDGIVKEWSLDKDLDVTFYKIRIDKDKNEYDIKVDSKKGTILEVEKED is encoded by the coding sequence ATGTGTAAAAAATTATATCTATTAGTAGCAAGTATACTTATTGCAGGTTTATTAACTGCATGTAGTGGAAATTCAAATTCAGGACAAGCACCTCAAAATGGCAATACAAAAAAAGAAACAAATGCTTCAAATAATGATTTAAAAGATGGCAAAATTGATGAAAGTTTGATAAAACAAGACTTTAAAGTACCTTATACAGATGCAATAAATATATTTAAAGACAAATATAAGGATGCTGATATAGTAGATTTAAGTCTTGAAAGTGATTTAAATAAGTATGTTTATACTGTTGAAGGTGTAGATGATAACAATGAGTATAAGATGAAAATAGATGCTAATACAAAAGATGTATTACAAGATAAAACTGAAAAATTGGATTCAGAAGATTTAAATGGTAAAGCTAGAAAAGAAAAATTAGATTTAAATGATATAATAACACCTCAAAAAGCCATGGAAATTGCACTAAAAGAACAAGATGGAATAGTAAAAGAATGGAGCTTAGATAAAGATTTAGATGTTACTTTTTATAAAATAAGAATAGATAAAGATAAAAATGAATATGACATAAAGGTAGATTCTAAAAAAGGAACTATATTAGAGGTAGAAAAAGAAGATTAA
- a CDS encoding ABC transporter permease encodes MRSKIVKYIFKKEMLDILRDKKTLFMMIVIPLLLYTLLMLLMIQVMNMSANSMNSKDINIAFDSTPNKVLVSMIEDENNLEGDTGTNKDTTNDKGKIKILSVDNYKKSLEENKIDAYIKIEEKQSSTSYKIYMNSSQENSSNSLKRIETVLDKYKRFTVENTLSEKGLDVQSTLEPITYSTIDVAKTEEVAGYFLGQILPFILIIGVLLGSIYPAIDVMAGEKERGTLETLFTLPISNLELVMGKYMAVSLSAIVTAILNILSMGLTMAFILVSGGLSSQLGFGNFNYGDLILPIATTLICVCLFSMVVAAISMCVCSLAKSFKDAQNYITPLMLVIMIPSYVSMIPNIVLDRVTAVIPVVNISLLIKSVLSFKSDLNLIALVLTSNIAFVILAIILLSKMFNSEEILFGNSKSFSFLEKRCNIKKGSIPTVSDGVILYAVGLVLLIYIGSLVQIKFGIAGIAMTQVMIIALPLIFAYYIKADFREVFSIKIPTLKHLLGGVVLWIGGYIIIMIITQLILFLFPQNMEVAESLNKALFMKDKFLLNLLIIGLLPAICEEIFFRGFIFSAFSKSKNGVKSVKLAIICSGVLFGIMHMDFIRIIPTSILGIIFAYSVYKSGSIFVSMLLHFLNNSVAVIVSHYATGNIANLYKFIEVDFSNLNMFKFVLILVISFILVILGSRFLNRKDLKN; translated from the coding sequence ATGAGAAGTAAAATTGTAAAATACATATTCAAAAAAGAAATGTTAGATATATTAAGAGACAAAAAGACCTTATTTATGATGATTGTTATACCACTTCTTTTATATACTTTGCTTATGCTACTGATGATTCAGGTAATGAATATGTCTGCAAATAGTATGAATAGTAAAGATATTAATATAGCTTTTGATAGTACACCCAATAAAGTGCTTGTATCAATGATTGAAGATGAAAATAATTTAGAGGGTGATACTGGGACCAATAAAGATACTACAAATGATAAAGGAAAGATAAAAATATTAAGTGTTGATAATTATAAGAAGTCTTTAGAAGAAAATAAAATTGATGCTTACATAAAAATAGAAGAAAAGCAATCATCTACGAGTTATAAAATATATATGAATTCATCTCAGGAAAATTCTTCTAACTCTTTAAAACGAATTGAAACTGTTTTAGATAAATACAAGAGATTTACTGTAGAAAATACTTTATCTGAAAAAGGACTGGATGTACAAAGTACATTAGAACCTATAACATATAGCACTATAGATGTTGCAAAAACGGAAGAAGTAGCAGGCTACTTTTTAGGACAGATATTACCATTTATATTAATAATAGGGGTTTTGCTTGGTTCAATATATCCAGCAATAGATGTTATGGCTGGAGAAAAGGAAAGAGGTACATTAGAAACTTTATTTACACTTCCAATATCAAATTTAGAATTAGTTATGGGAAAATATATGGCTGTTTCCCTTAGTGCAATAGTAACAGCAATTTTAAATATTTTATCTATGGGCTTAACGATGGCATTTATTTTGGTTAGTGGAGGTCTTAGCAGCCAACTTGGTTTTGGAAATTTTAATTATGGAGATTTAATTTTACCAATTGCTACTACTTTAATCTGTGTATGTCTATTTTCAATGGTAGTAGCAGCAATAAGTATGTGTGTATGTTCCCTGGCAAAAAGCTTTAAAGATGCTCAAAATTATATAACTCCTCTTATGTTGGTTATTATGATACCATCTTATGTTTCTATGATACCAAATATAGTATTAGATAGAGTAACAGCTGTAATACCTGTGGTAAATATATCATTACTTATAAAAAGTGTATTGTCTTTTAAAAGTGATTTAAATCTAATAGCATTAGTTTTAACATCAAATATAGCTTTTGTTATATTGGCAATTATACTTCTGTCTAAAATGTTTAATTCTGAAGAAATACTTTTTGGAAATAGTAAGAGTTTTTCTTTCTTGGAGAAAAGATGTAATATAAAAAAAGGGTCTATACCAACTGTGAGTGATGGAGTTATTTTGTATGCAGTGGGATTAGTTCTTTTAATTTATATTGGTTCTTTGGTTCAAATTAAATTTGGAATAGCAGGTATTGCAATGACACAAGTTATGATAATTGCTTTACCACTAATATTTGCATATTATATCAAAGCTGATTTTAGAGAAGTATTTAGTATAAAGATTCCAACATTAAAACATCTCTTAGGAGGAGTTGTTCTTTGGATTGGAGGATACATCATTATTATGATTATAACTCAGTTAATTTTATTTTTATTTCCTCAAAATATGGAAGTGGCCGAGAGTTTAAATAAAGCTCTTTTTATGAAGGATAAATTTTTATTGAATTTATTGATAATAGGATTATTACCAGCTATATGTGAAGAAATATTTTTTAGAGGTTTTATATTTTCTGCATTTAGTAAATCAAAAAATGGAGTTAAGTCTGTCAAATTAGCGATAATCTGTAGTGGAGTATTGTTTGGTATTATGCATATGGATTTTATAAGAATAATTCCAACATCAATATTAGGAATCATATTTGCATATAGTGTATATAAATCTGGTTCTATATTTGTATCAATGTTATTACATTTCTTAAATAATAGTGTAGCAGTTATAGTAAGTCATTATGCAACAGGAAATATAGCTAATTTATATAAGTTTATTGAGGTTGATTTTTCAAATTTAAATATGTTTAAATTTGTTTTAATTCTTGTAATAAGTTTTATATTAGTTATATTAGGAAGTAGATTTTTGAACAGGAAAGATTTAAAAAATTAA
- a CDS encoding GntR family transcriptional regulator, with protein sequence MEWELDNNKPIYIQLVEHLKLKIVSGEIKIGSKLETVRALAEDAEVNPNTMQKALTELERQGLVYSQRTKGRFVTDDEKKIKAMKEEIANVEINTLKETLVKLGYDEDEMLKLITENLKGEL encoded by the coding sequence ATGGAATGGGAACTTGATAATAACAAACCTATATATATACAATTAGTAGAACATCTAAAGCTAAAAATAGTTTCAGGAGAGATAAAAATAGGTTCTAAATTAGAAACAGTAAGAGCACTTGCAGAAGATGCTGAAGTTAATCCAAATACAATGCAAAAAGCTTTAACAGAACTGGAAAGACAAGGGTTAGTTTATAGCCAAAGAACAAAGGGAAGATTTGTAACAGATGATGAAAAAAAAATAAAAGCTATGAAAGAGGAAATAGCTAATGTTGAAATAAATACATTAAAAGAGACTTTAGTAAAACTTGGGTATGATGAAGATGAAATGCTAAAACTTATAACAGAAAATTTGAAAGGAGAATTATAA
- a CDS encoding ABC transporter ATP-binding protein translates to MDKNINDVSQNEIVEFKGVNKSYGTKKVLKNIELNIPKGKIVGLLGPNGSGKSTMIKLMNGLLQPDDGEIMINGMKPSIETKKIISYLPERTYLNDWMKVSDLLKFFYDFYSDFDVRRANEMIKSLDIDVNEKLKTMSKGTKEKVQLILVMSRKANIYILDEPIGGVDPAARSYILKTILKNYSEDSTLLIATHLISEIENICDEVIFISKGEIVLQGDVEAIREEKGKSIDALFREEFKC, encoded by the coding sequence ATGGATAAAAATATAAATGATGTTTCTCAAAATGAAATAGTTGAATTTAAAGGTGTAAATAAAAGCTATGGTACTAAAAAAGTCTTAAAAAATATTGAATTAAATATACCAAAAGGAAAGATAGTTGGATTATTAGGACCTAATGGAAGTGGTAAAAGTACAATGATTAAGTTGATGAATGGATTGTTACAACCTGATGATGGTGAAATCATGATAAATGGAATGAAGCCATCTATAGAAACAAAAAAAATAATATCATACTTACCAGAAAGAACTTATTTAAATGACTGGATGAAGGTATCAGACTTACTTAAATTTTTCTATGATTTTTATAGTGACTTTGATGTTAGAAGAGCAAATGAAATGATTAAGAGTTTAGATATTGATGTAAATGAAAAATTAAAAACAATGTCTAAAGGAACTAAAGAAAAAGTACAGCTTATTCTAGTTATGTCAAGAAAGGCAAATATATATATTTTAGATGAGCCTATTGGAGGTGTTGACCCAGCTGCAAGGTCATATATACTTAAGACTATACTAAAAAATTATTCTGAAGATAGTACTTTGTTGATTGCAACTCATTTAATAAGTGAGATAGAGAATATATGTGATGAAGTAATATTTATATCTAAAGGTGAGATAGTACTACAGGGAGATGTTGAAGCAATAAGAGAGGAAAAAGGTAAATCTATAGATGCATTATTTAGGGAGGAATTCAAATGTTAG